The nucleotide sequence CAGATAACCCATTTCAATCAATGCCGCGGGCATGTCATTATGAACAAGTACATAAAAATCGGCCGGGCTGACACCATTGTCGACCGCACAGGTTTCATTCACCAGAAAAGTTTGGATAGTGCAGGCGAGGCCGGAAGAACGCCCTTCCGGGAAGTAACTGGCAACACCGGTAAGATTGATATTGGGTACATCGTCAACGTGTAGGCTTACGAAGATATCCCCGGCGGACTTTTTAGCAATGTCCACTCTGGCCTGGAGATCGGCTTCAAGAGTCGAGCCGGCCGGAGCCACGCTCACGTCACGCGTTCGCGTCATAACAACTTTAGCACCCAACCGCGTCAGCTTTTTGCGTAGCTTAAGAGCGACCGCAAGATTAATATCAGATTCCCGGAACCCGTAGTGTACGCCTCCCGAAAAAGTACCTCCATGACCAGGGTCGAGGACAACGATTTTATTCAATAATGGCTGTGACACTTCCCCGCAGCCACAGTCGCACCCGCTGACATC is from Anaerosporomusa subterranea and encodes:
- a CDS encoding N-acetylmuramoyl-L-alanine amidase family protein, with the translated sequence MWHCDVCHQQDVSGCDCGCGEVSQPLLNKIVVLDPGHGGTFSGGVHYGFRESDINLAVALKLRKKLTRLGAKVVMTRTRDVSVAPAGSTLEADLQARVDIAKKSAGDIFVSLHVDDVPNINLTGVASYFPEGRSSGLACTIQTFLVNETCAVDNGVSPADFYVLVHNDMPAALIEMGYLSNLAEAICLMDDCYQSLIAEGILNGIVNYFLCQ